The Oncorhynchus gorbuscha isolate QuinsamMale2020 ecotype Even-year unplaced genomic scaffold, OgorEven_v1.0 Un_scaffold_496, whole genome shotgun sequence genome includes a window with the following:
- the LOC124018374 gene encoding LOW QUALITY PROTEIN: dual specificity tyrosine-phosphorylation-regulated kinase 2-like (The sequence of the model RefSeq protein was modified relative to this genomic sequence to represent the inferred CDS: inserted 2 bases in 1 codon): MSDHMHVGNHQQIHVQQLFEENSNKRTVLTAQPNGLTSVGRAGLPLPDRQQPDVTTTTAQCRQGSSASLKSTDSKPQPATLTPEQAMKQFMPKLTAFEHHEIFSYPEVYFAGPNAKKRPGXDRGSNNGGYDDDQGSYIQVPHDHVSYRYEVLKVIGKGSFGQVVKAYDHKAHCHVALKMVRNEKRFHRQAAEEIRILEHLRKQDKDSTMNVIHMLENFTFRNHICMTFELLSMNLYELIKKNKFQGFSLPLVRKFAHSILQCLDSLHKNRIIHCDLKPENILLKQQGRSGIKVIDFGSSCYEHQRVYTYIQSRFYRAPEVILGSRYGMPIDMWSLGCILAELLTGYPLLPGEDEGDQLACVIELLGMPSQKLLDSSKRAKNFVSSKGYPRYCAVTTLPDGSVVLNGGRSRRGKLRGPPGSKEWVTALKGCDDPLFLDFIKQCLEWDPAVRMSPSQALRHPWLRRRLPKPPTGDKTTVKRITDGGSGAITSISKLPPTSGSTAKIRTNLAHITDANGNIQQRTVLPKLVS, encoded by the exons ATGAGTGACCACATGCACGTGGGGAACCACCAACAGATCCACGTTCAACAGCTGTTTGAGGAGAACAGCAACAAACGGACAGTGTTGACTGCACAGCCCAATGGGTTGACCTCTGTGGGCCGGGCAGGTCTACCGCTGCCTGACCGACAGCAGCCCGACGTCACCACTACCACGGCCCAGTGTCGGCAGGGCAGCTCAGCCTCCCTCAAGTCCACCGACAGCAAGCCCCAGCCGGCCACCCTGACCCCGGAGCAGGCCATGAAGCAGTTCATGCCCAAGCTTACGGCCTTCGAGCACCATGAGATCTTCAGTTACCCAGAGGTGTATTTCGCTGGACCCAACGCCAAGAAGAGGCCGGG TGATCGGGGGTCTAACAACGGAGGCTATGACGACGATCAGGGCTCCTACATCCAGGTGCCCCACGACCACGTCTCCTACCGCTACGAGGTCCTCAAGGTGATTGGCAAGGGCAGTTTCGGTCAGGTGGTGAAGGCCTACGACCACAAGGCCCACTGCCACGTGGCGCTGAAGATGGTGAGGAATGAGAAGAGGTTCCACCGCCAGGCGGCCGAGGAGATCCGGATCCTGGAGCACCTGAGGAAGCAGGACAAAGACTCCACCATGAACGTGATCCACATGCTGGAGAACTTCACATTCCGTAACCACATCTGCATGACCTTTGAACTCCTCAGCATGAACCTCTACGAGCTCATCAAGAAGAACAAGTTCCAGGGCTTCAGCTTGCCGCTCGTCAGGAAGTTCGCCCACTCTATCCTGCAGTGTCTGGACTCGCTGCACAAGAACCGTATCATCCACTGTGACCTGAAGCCAGAGAACATTCTCCTGAAGCAGCAGGGACGCAGCGGGATCAAGGTCATCGACTTTGGCTCCAGCTGCTACGAGCACCAGCGGGTTTACACCTACATCCAGTCTCGTTTTTACAGAGCTCCCGAGGTCATCCTGGGGTCGCGCTATGGGATGCCTATTGACATGTGGAGCCTGGGCTGCATCTTAGCGGAGTTGCTCACTGGGTACCCTCTCCTGCCGGGCGAAGATGAAGGGGACCAACTGGCATGCGTCATCGAGCTGCTGGGCATGCCCTCGCAGAAACTTCTGGACTCTTCCAAGAGAGCCAAAAACTTTGTGAGCTCCAAGGGTTACCCCCGGTACTGCGCGGTGACGACCCTGCCGGACGGCTCGGTGGTGCTGAACGGGGGGCGCTCCCGCCGGGGCAAACTGAGGGGACCCCCGGGGAGCAAGGAGTGGGTGACGGCCTTGAAGGGCTGCGACGACCCCCTGTTCCTGGACTTCATCAAGCAGTGTCTGGAGTGGGACCCTGCCGTGCGCATGTCCCCCAGCCAGGCCCTCAGACACCCCTGGCTCAGGAGGCGCTTGCCCAAACCTCCCACGGGGGACAAAACAACGGTGAAGCGTATCACCGACGGGGGCTCTGGCGCTATCACGTCCATCTCCAAATTACCTCCCACCTCGGGCTCCACCGCCAAGATAAGGACTAACCTGGCGCACATCACGGACGCCAACGGGAACATCCAACAGAGGACAGTGTTGCCAAAACTAGTCAGTTGA